The Vibrio quintilis DNA window CACTTCAAGCAAGTTTAGTGTTTATGATAACAAAGAAAAATTCGTGCATGATTTTGTGTCTGCGTGGACAATAGTCATGGATGCAGACAGGTTTGAGCTTTGTTAATTTTCATCTGTATGGATTAAGCTAAAAATAAGTATCCAGATAATGCCAATTAAATTTATCATTGGCATTATCTGCTACTGAGGCATTAGTTGTTATCTTATTAATCTGCATTAGACAGGCAATTTGAATACGAGCCATCTCCGTACATTAAGTTCAATAGTGTGTCCAAGTCGCACGCTAAAGTTGAGTACTTGCAGTTATAATGTGTTACTAGAAAACAATTAATCTCCACAAATATTAGTTAGATCATAAGAATATTCAAAATTCTTCTCTTTCATGGTTATAGTTCCTTTCTTGTTAATTAAATCGACATGAAGAATTGCTTCGCTAATACAGTTTACCCAGTGAAGCGATAGTCTTCCATCCTCACCAGTTACTGTAAATTCACCATCGAAAGCAGATGAGCTATTACGTAATTTTATTAACTTAAACAAACTACGCACAACCGGGTTTCCTAATTGTCTTTCAATAATATTCTCTGACAAATATGGGCGGTTAATATCACGACCTACATTCGTTTTTTCAAGTAGTGATATGTCGTTGTGCATAGCGAATAATCCGCCATAATATACTTGTGGTACTCCAGGACTGAAGAATTGAATTGCTCTTGCGAAAAGATACTGTAAATCATCTCCAGCCAAAGCATCATAGAATGTACAGTTAACTTGGTATAAATCGACATTACTTGCTGCTGACCCAGTGGCCTTTCGACTTTGACCTTTACTATTACTATGAATAGTTTCGACGAGAAGATCTATCTCGTTTACATCAAGTAAACCTGATTTTTCACCTTGAGGACCAGCATCAATAATGCCAATACCATCATGTGTATCAAGCACAGTGAGACAGTTTCTTGGTGCAATTTTGAGCCATGAAACCAAAGCATCAACATTTTTGTTAAATAGAGAATGCAAGATTAATGGTGGTAAAGCAAAGTCGTAGACTCGGTTCACTTTTTGGGCAACATCAATTTGTGTTTTGTAATGGCTATGGATTTCAGCAACTGTTTCCATTCCCAATTCATTGGCTCTTTTTGACAATGCATCGATGAAAGCAAAGGCTTCATCAGTCATAAAACAACTCGTTCCCGCTCGCTTGATGGCATATCCAGCAGCATCCAGTCGAATGATTTTTACGCCATTATCAGCAAATAACTGTAAAACTCTTTCTAAATATTCTCGACCAGCTTCAGATTCAACATTTATATCAATCTGATTATCTGTAAAGGTTGTCCAAAAATTTATTTCTTCACCTGTACTTAATTGCTTTGAAGTAAAACAACTACCAGGTCTTGGGCGATATATCTGCTGGGCTTGTTCATCAGATATGCCATCAGGAAATACATCCGTCTCTTTTAAAAACATAGACCAATATACAGAATCGCGACCTTTAGATAACACATCTTCAAATTCTGATGATTGTGCCGATACATGATTCACAATCAGATCAGCCATGATCTCCGTTTCTTGCCCAAGTGCTTTTAAATTATCCCATGAGCCAAGTCTTGGATCAACCTGAGCATGATTAATTGGATCAAAACCAGCGTCAC harbors:
- the gtfA gene encoding sucrose phosphorylase, coding for MENKVQLIAYTDRLTGNNINNLNELLKNKISGLFSGVHILPFYYPIDGSDAGFDPINHAQVDPRLGSWDNLKALGQETEIMADLIVNHVSAQSSEFEDVLSKGRDSVYWSMFLKETDVFPDGISDEQAQQIYRPRPGSCFTSKQLSTGEEINFWTTFTDNQIDINVESEAGREYLERVLQLFADNGVKIIRLDAAGYAIKRAGTSCFMTDEAFAFIDALSKRANELGMETVAEIHSHYKTQIDVAQKVNRVYDFALPPLILHSLFNKNVDALVSWLKIAPRNCLTVLDTHDGIGIIDAGPQGEKSGLLDVNEIDLLVETIHSNSKGQSRKATGSAASNVDLYQVNCTFYDALAGDDLQYLFARAIQFFSPGVPQVYYGGLFAMHNDISLLEKTNVGRDINRPYLSENIIERQLGNPVVRSLFKLIKLRNSSSAFDGEFTVTGEDGRLSLHWVNCISEAILHVDLINKKGTITMKEKNFEYSYDLTNICGD